The genomic segment tagtttttaaataaacagagcaGTGAGGGTGATGTGCAGACGCACAGAGGAGCAGTCAGTGAACATTGGAGCAGTTTAAAAGACGTCAGTCTGTAAACAGAGACTGCAGTCTGCCATGTAGTTGTAATCACTGGTAAACATGTAAATTGTAGAGCAGGTGATCAATTTAACTGGTAACATTTTATAATAACCATGATCTATGACTACGTCTGACAAAGtattatctatctatttatctaaaGGGTAAATAAGGGTCAATAGATATTAATTAACCATGAGTTAATAGTTacttactgttaacaaacaatgaaatgatactTAATAATGCttgctaatgatttgtaatgctataatttattttatgttaacagtttattgatgcacccattataacatttcatacaatttatgaagtgtttattaatgatgaccaaatgatttataaacctttaagagatggtttataaaacatctataaacattatagagacacatggaccagatatttgttcatggtttgtaaatattttataaagcgtctattaacattatttgtCCCTTGAGTTTAGTTTTCAACCGTTGGGGCCCTTatgaatgtgtgtcagtgtttgtcataCCACATGATGAGCAAGGAATGGGATTTGCAGAGCACCCTCTGAAATAGAGGAAGTATTAAtgtcatttacagaaaaagaaacaaagaaaggtgttatttcaaaaatgtataaagCAAAGTAACATGAATCTGAAGATAACAACATGAGGGTTAAAGAAAAATGGGAACTAGAAACAAAAATTATAATAAGAGATGAACAATGGGAGGAATCATTCAAAGAGGGACATAAATTAACAAACAGTCCAATGTGGAGGGAGTTTGACTGGAAAGTCAAACTGCGATACTTTAACACCCCATCCATCACCTTAAAATACAGCAGAACTTCTGAGTTGTGCTGGAGGGGATGTGGACTAGTGGGGGATTTTACACACATATTCTGGGACTACCTGAAAGTTGTAGACTTTtggaaaaatgtccaaaaagaaATAAGTCAGATTCAATCTAATCTTGGATCCTTCACTCTTTATTTTGGGTAAAGCTCCTGATACCAACATGGACAGAGACTTGATTTCCTTGCTTAGATTTTTGCATAGAAAACAATACCAGCATCCTGACTGAAACCACAACCTCCCAACCTAACTCAATGGAGACTcagattaaaacattaaaaataaaaaataaaaatattaagtGGTGACTAGAGTCCAGGCATTACCTGCATCACTGGGGcccatttgaaatgttttttttcagttgtaatCTCGCTGTGttttgggtaacactttatattaaggtgcttgtaataagcattatTAAAAGGTAATAAGTAACTtttaagaccttattagattcttattaacactaATAAGTCTCTATAGGTGTTAAGAGagaattaacacatttattatgtcttataagacacttataggctcttattagaatgttttatctgtgtattaaatataaaataagttctaaaaagaaacacctgataagtataattttaaaatgaaggcGTCCCGtcagcagtgatagaataaatCCCTCAGTGTTTGTGACTCTGGCTGAGATGGAGGTGGGCTGTGGTTCACTGCTCTCTTCCTGTAACTAACTCTGAGTGACATCTGTTcatgtgttggtttttgttcAGGCAGCTCGCTTCATTTCTCACTGTGGAGACCACTATCACTAACCCTAACATAACATAAGCAGTAATATGTGGCTGAATGAGAGTTTTTAACTCTCTTGATCTGCAGCTCCCAGCCGTTCTGTTTATTCACAGCTGAGAAATCATCTTTCTGTGTATGATTGTAGCGTTTATCTAAAGCTCCATTACTCCTGTTAATACCAAGAATCACTCTGAATGTatctgtgtctttcttttggTACCAGTATGCGTCACTGTAACACTGGTGAGTGCCTCCACAGCTGAAGGTGACTGCTTCACCGACTCTCCTGGTCAATGATAAATCATCCTGAATCAGCTCGGCTGCCATGGAAACCAGCGCTGCTGAGAGAGGGTCAGACAGGTGAATGTTAGTGTGACGGTGTTTGGTAAAGGTAGAGTTTGTGGGCTCCTGATTGGCCGGAAACACTCACCTGAACACAGGCAGCACAGGGCGGTGGCTGGGAGGAGAAGCATTTTGGAGCTGCGATGTTTCCTCTGGTGAACCCGAGGAGAAGTGACGCTGTGACGCTGCAGAGGACAAACAAGGACGAGCTGAGAGATCAGACGAGGAACACGTGGTTTCTATCAGAGGCCTCAGATCTCCCATCAGCCCCTGATTCTATTCAAAGTTCTGAAAGTCTGCAGGAAGTTAAGAATCTGAATatttatataactttttttattgcataatTTGAAACTCTTTTATTTACCTCTGCAGGTGTTTTTTGTAACTTAATTATATATAGATGTTTAATGTCTGTTCttatttctgctgctgatgtaaaagaaggagacaaacagcatgtcTTTGCTCATTTCATgaattcagaaaatgtattttcaaacttCTTTAAAAGGAATAACTCTGTTTGCACTGATGAAGTCTGTTTTCATACCTTCAACATTTCTTTAAGAGGTCTTTTTCTTCACACTTTGATGTTTCTTATgatgaaaactttaaaatattaacaacaaaaGACACATCTGATATAACATGAGTCTTTAAAGTGTTACCTCAGTGtcacatctttaaataaactcCTCCTTCATGACTGTTTGTTGGATTTCAAACACGTTTTTTCAGAAGGTggatctctgtgtgtctgtgtctaacTTAAAGGAGAAAGAGCACCACCTTATGGTCAGTTTGGGGAACTGCAAAGGTACCTTGATGATGCTGGTAGTGGTATTCAGGACAAGGggaaacctctggtgttgaaaaataaagcaatcctgcagttcctcgagggtCTGCTTGAGGCTTGAAGTCACATTTACACCCAttcaaaagtctgtttttacagcagagattaacatgtttacagtctggttcatGACGGGGGAATTTTATTTTAGACATGTATTAgtgctgtcagcattaactactTCATTGTGACTAATCTcatgtttgtcccttcaggctctccgtagatagtggtcctcagtgtctccctgtagtctcagtgatgtaaaagaaggacactgctgcatctttgaatgtctcatttcactttaacaaactctcagacagatCAGCTGATGAGTCCAAATTCactcaaacaaaataatttgttgGCTGAACGTAATAAAAGTATGGAAACCAtttccattaaaataaaatgtgttcttttagCATCAAGGAATTTTGTTAAGTCAACATAAAATAATTAGGATGGGCcagctgaatgtgtttgtgttattgttttttattcatgatgGTTCAGGCCtatcttattttaaaatgttaattaatgtattCTACTAGGTGTGGACTAACGTGACTTACTCAAGTTGTTTTAACTTCTTTACTCTGGTTGCGTCCGACTCCTTTTAGTCGTGTTGGTCCAACTTATTTTAACGTGGTAAAAAATGCATGCCAACAAAAGCCATCATTTAAAGCTAAACTCAAataaccttttctttaaaccttTCAAACAATGTATACTTTGAAAGAAATAACTTAAACAGaagtttaataaaatgtttacagcctggttggAGTCAAAGATAAAATATCACAGACCCAACGTGATCATGTTGCAACAGATCTGTATTTGCCAAGTTATAAACAAAGAAGCTTAACAGGAAAATACAACACAGagtttcctccttttaagtGACAGCAGATTGGACATTTGTGctatatgtaaaataaaaccaagaCAATTTGAAGATTCAGTAGATCACAGAGTAGtccataaaaaagaaagatgttttttgtaATTGGTCCAGATAATTTTACAGACAACGCTTGAACATATCACACAAGTGGGAACAAAGGGGAGACCTCGTCTAGTCCATCTGATCAAGCCTGATGTGATGAGGAAAAAGATCATACCTTGTATTGCATCATCAGTTTTTCTGGTTCTTTGTTCACGTAGACAGAAAAACCTCTAAGGATGTAAATAAGGAAGAACAGAAACAGCATCAGGAGCATTATCTTAACCAGCCATCACAGTGAGTGTCACACATCTGATACATCTTCTAACTAGCTTCACAATGAGTGATCATTAAAGCCCTCTCtcatacacacttacacaataAAAGGTGataaaaaccaaaaatattaaaaggaagagagaaatctTTCCATCAGATGGAGTTCACTGAAAGAAGGATGGATGTTCAGGTTTTGCTGCGTTCCTCAAAGAGCAGGTTTTTTAACAAGAGACCGGGTGTGTCTCAAACAACGAAAATTAATAATAGTTGAACTTGAGCCTTCTCTTGGTGGTTAATATAGTTACTTTGACCGTTACctcaaacaaaaccacaaaaatgaTGCCTTATCTATCCCTTAAATCTAAGAGAAGGCTCTCTCCATCAGGTAAAAATCTCTTCTTTGCCCCTCCCCCCGTCATGAGCCTTTCCCCCCCTGATTCTCTGTAAGTACGGATGAAGGTCGTTTATAAGGACAGGATTTATCAAACAGGGTTTATCCAAAGAGATACCTTTCATCAGAGTTCCTGTTCACCTACCTTACAGGGACCGTGTTCCTGTTTACCTACCTTACAGGGACCGTGTTCCTGTTTACCTACCTTACAGAGACCATATTCCTGTTTACTaaccttacagggaccatgttcctgttCACCTACCTTACAGGGACCGTGTTCCTGTTTACCTACCTTACAGAGACCATATTCCTGTTTACTAACCTTACAAGGACCGTGTTCCTGTTTACTAACCTAacagggaccatgttcctgtttacctaccttacagggaccatgttcctgtttactaACCTTACAGagaccatgttcctgtttactaaccttacagggaccatgttcctgtttactaACCTTACAAGGACCATGTTCCTCTTTACctaccttacagggaccatgttcctgtttatctaccttacagggaccatgttcctgtttacctaccttacagggaccatgttcctgtttacctaccttacagggaccatgttctTATTTACTGCTCAAGCATTATGGGACAGGTAAACAACATAATTccaatcagattttatttttaaagtgtttatccCAAGAAAAGGATGTCTACCTCTGCTTTTCCTCTACTCCCTTTTTGAGCCTggttttccatgtttttctaGTTCCTTTCTCCATCAAGGATCTTCTCAGACAGGGTTTATGTAAGTTTATGTCCCCAAAAATCGTCTACACCTCTTGATGGACTCTCCACTTGTCCCTATCTCCTTTCATTGGGATTTTCTTTTAGGCCAGTATGACCCCAAAATGCACCAACCATTTTCCAAAATTATGTGGACCATGGCTCACTACTCCCATTATCCTTTCTTGGGTCTTCTCAGGAGGAGTTTATTTCCCCAGAGAAAGCGCTCTCCCTTGTGGGCAGACTATCTGTACATCCCCATCTACCTgtcatttaccttttttaatattttttttgtttatcaagCATCTCATGTTGACCTTTGTTTGCATACCAACCTAACATGGAGAGTTTATCTAGATTTGTTTCCCAGGGGAAGGATCTTTCCCTTGGGGATGGCCCTCATCTTGCCTACCTCTTTAATACCATACATGTTTTCTctgtgcttttacaccacaggtcacacctacacattcaaacactgatggtagaggctgctgtgtaaagagtccatcagaattaaccactccattcatacacatgcatacgctgttgacgaagcagagggagcaacttggggttaagtgtcttgcccgagaacacatcggacatgtggctgcaggagctggggatcgaaccccagaccttcagtttgagacaaccgactctaccaactgatccactATATTGTACAATATTGACTGATTTCAGGAATAAAATCTTTATCCTTACAAATAATGGAAAGCTGAAACTTTGAGATACAAACAGTAGTGATGCAATGTGTTGCTGctgccactagagggcagcagctTTAATCTTTACAGACAGGAGTACAGTCATGTTCACTGTATGAGCTGATAATATAGGAAACATCATAATAGTTTATCATATAACGATCATATGTATGACTTGTGGTTTTGTCctgaaaaaaggtttttcatgACAGAACAAACGTGTGTAATGTTGCCAGTTTGTTAGTTTGATCAAACTTTGTTGATTTTgatcttttgttttaaacttttaactAATGTAAAGTGTCTGTAAGTACTTGAAAGCTctttataaatgaaatgtattatcattatttcttatttaacaAGCCAATGAATTAGTTAATGACCCAACAAATGAATATATACATTTTAGCTGTCGACACTTTATCACTCAGGTGCGTCTCCTTTACTgaataaatatacacaaactCTGAGAACATTGCCTCAAGGTGGGTCGACACTGTTGGTCTTCAGTTCATGTGAAGGGAAGGTTTTTTATGTAACAATAAAGACAAGACAATAAAGTACAGAGTGTGAGAACAGTTCAtcagtgtgtgcagcagcaAATATGAATCTGTGGTTATTAGGGTTTAGAAAAACAGTTTACAGCAAATCAACACTTCCTCCCCTGCAGCAGGCAGGCTGTGTGGGTTTCCTGCTCTGCTGCCTCTTCTCTGTTAGCGAAGGGTTTTCAGTTTAATCACACAGCGACAGTTACGACCATCAACTCTGGTTAAAGCATCATTCCAGGAACTTCAGTTTGATTTTAATGCTCAGAACTCTCAATATCAGCTTTCTGTCTAactctgttttattatttaacatcaatgcagagaaaaaataaataatatatactTGTATACAAATTTAGACAagaacaagaaaacatgaagctataatatatatgtttatttaaagctaCTTATAACAAAGTCAAATTACTCATGACCAAAGACGCTGATCgtgtttttacatatttattgtgAAGCGAAATGAAATCCTTAAAAGCacagacttttatttaaaaagaaaaagaaaacacttacaGCTCCTTTCATACACCAAAGACACAtcttttactcttttatttgatttagctTTATATTTATGCTGGTATGTAACAGCATTTCTACACTTCTTGACAGTAGCAGTACTGCTGTTTATGTGGGTTTTATAAACAATAATGCACCAAtaacaccaagacaaattccttctATATGCGATACAATCTGATAGATGTTTGTGTTATATATGTAACATTAAGTGGGGTACACACAACaagataatcgggccgatttcGGGGCTGATGCTCCACTTCTGACCAAATTCAGCAAAAGCCTGATTATCTGACAGTTCCAAAGATTATCTCACCAGATGTTCCTGTGGTGTAAAGTGTGTGATTTTAACCTTGGTGACCCAATTTTAAATTGTCAGACATCCTGTTGTGTTGGGAGAACACCGAGGACGGCCGATCATGGACTCTGTGAATTGTCACTTTAAACAGAATAGCCAATCGGGAAGCAAACTGACTGAAGCcagaagcaaaacaaacataaccatggcaacgacagaaaacacaaagcatAAAGTTAGATGGATGTCATAAATGGAGGagcaacttgttgatttgttgcAACAACACAAGTGTTGCAACAACACAAGTGTTTACACAACGTGTCGGTAAAACGAAGCGcaatccaactgacaaggacAGGAGTACCAGCTaccagctagccacatttagcttgaccatcatgtttgtttactcttaaatcGCATCTTACTGTGCAAGATGACGAGTTCTGAGAGTGGAGACTGTTGTTGAAtgaatctgtgagtgtgtggtgtgttgaGTCGGTCATCTCGTTGCCATCCACACACACTATAAGAACTGAACTGGTAAATCTTTCATTACTTGTCGTCATGTGTGGGCTCTCACATTAGCCAGGCCTTACTTGGCAATAAAAGTTATTCTGATTCAGTTGCTGATTGTCAATGACCCCAAGCTTACAACAGTAGCAGGATGTTAAGCCTGGTGATGTACTTTTAAATAATCTGCTtgactcattttcatttttgttaaatGTCTGTGAACTACAGGAGTAAGAAGATAAACCATAAGATTGAGGTATTAGACTTCATAGACAACATTTTGGACTGCTGATAAAAGCTGTAAATGGAATAAATTGATAAAGGTAGCCCACCCTGCAGTACGTTCATTTATGTACAAAAAacacagtgtcatcagcatagagCTTTACTTTTTCACAAACAAGCTTCTttcataaaaactacaaaaacactaCGGCACGTAACATCAGAAGTAAATCAGTCAGCACATGTTCAGTGGATGGACGGTTTGTTGTTTCTGAAGATCCTCAGCAGAGAGAGTCCACAGCAGTACACCAGACTCTTCAGTATCAGCACCGTGTACAGCAGCGTCAGCAGCTTCACCTTGCACTGAGACTGAAAGGACACTGACAGACAAAAAGACATGGCTTAAGCTTTCCAAATATAGAGAGTCATTTCATCCAAGGATAATTGACCACATGAAAAAATATTCCATCAGGCCCCACTACTTCAGTTTGAAAtcttatctttaaaaataacagaatCAATTTCTTATTTCCCAGCAGTTGAACATGTCATTAAACGCAACGCAGCTCACCTCCTTCTCCCGCGTCCTTTGAGGCTGGTTTGGCTGTGGGTGCCTGGGCTGCTGAGCTTGAAGCTGGATCTGTTTGGCACAAGGCAGGAGCAGGAGAAAAGATTAAGAACAGATAGCTGCTAAAATGTTTAGCTGCTTTGGTAAACAGTCAGTGTaaataagagaaaaacacagaagaataaATTAAGTAACAAATGTTTGGTTCATTAAATTTGTCTTTGCTTTCAGGTTAATTTCCAACACCAAACCACACCGAGCTTTCTTTAGCCTCTTTCCCACACACTCCAGAAAATATCTAGAACATTTCAGAACAGTCTGCCCCTGAGTTGTTTGTTCAAACATgaacctcacagtgggagactatccctgttggACCGGAGGGAGGGTGTCAGAGGCAGGACGTGTCGTAAAATGGCAGACAGCAACAGAGTCTGATGTAATGAAACATTGGGTAAATTAAATCAACTCTGTCTTTCCCTTTCCTAGAAAAGCTTATTTATGCCTTTGTCTTTACACATTTGGACTACTGCAACGCTCTTTTCACTTCACGCCTCAGTCAGTCCTCGATGGCTAGACTCCAGCATGTGCAGAAAGCTGCTGCCCGGATTTAAACCAATACAAATCACAGGTTCCACATTACCCGGATCCTTTCCCCCCTCCATTGGCTGCCCGTTACATACAGGATTGATTCTAAGattcttttaataacttttaaaacagaacaGGGTCTGCCCACCACTTTACAGAACTTTTGACTCCTTATGCTCCAAACCGAGATCTCAGATCATCAAGAGCACCTTTATTCATCGTTCCTAGGTCAAGTCTGGTAACAAAGGGCGACTACGCATTTGCCATCACAGCCTCTAAGCTCTGGACATCTCTACCTGAAGACATTAGGCTGGCAAACTCctgtaactgtttttaaatgtttgctttaaaaaaaaatgtttgtacgAAGGCCTTTTTTTAAGGATTGAGTAGAAACTAATGTCCTGCTTTAATTGATTTAATAAAGTCTTATTCATAATTTCTTTTCTCACCAATGTTTAATCCTGTGTATTTTGTGAAGCGcttaaatatacaaatataaaaattaaaaaaattatatatatatataaaatatataaaattcaatgttttatttttcattgtctgcattctgtaaagcactttgtaaccttgtTTAGATACGTgcgatataaataaagttattattatgatGACAGTGGTTGATTTTATCAACACTACATGTAGTTCAACATGTCCATCGTATCCTCCTGCTCAATTGTAATGCATTGTCCTGAATATTTCTTGCTGTATTTACACGTTGTCTCACCTGACTTCTTCAGAAAACTCTCTCGGAGGCTAGCAGGAGATAATCTGTGTTAAGTCGTGGTGAAAAAAACCCTAGCCGTGTGCACTCACCAAAGCAGCTCAACCCAAAAATTTCAGCCTGCACCTAAGACAGATTGGTCCTCACTTTTCTCTTCCAAACAGCTCCCCTTGGAGGCATCGAAATACAAACTAAATCGGCCCTAAAACTGAACCTTCTGGTGCACCAGAGGTAATGTAAGTAGAGGGAAAAGAGTAATAATGTATGTTGACTGAGGTGGTTTGTTCTTAAAGGTAAGAGTAAACAGATTTTGATCTTACTGTCAGTCGGCTCTCTCTCTGGAGGACTGGAGGTCGTAGGAACTGGGACCTCTGTCAAACAGAAggagttaaaaataaacatcagtccTCTGCTCCATCATCTCCACATGAAGCTGAATCACTGCTGAATGCAGACACCAACCCTTCATTACCTATTTCTGTTTGAGCATTCACTGTGCCCCCCTGATGCTGCACTGAGCAGAGGTATCTATAGGTGTTGTACTCTCTCAGAGGGATCGTCAAGATGGAGGCGCTGCACCCCGACTCCCTCAGCTCCTGCCGCTTCGCCTTAGCAGGGTGCGCATCCTGCAGAGGACCGCtccctttctgttttttccacGAGATCTGgaccagaggaggaaacatggcTGAGGCCACACACAGTAGAGagctcttctcctccagctgggCTCTCGATGCTGCCGGGTACACGCTCACCACGGGCTCCACCACCTGCTTATCTTTGAAagagcaacaacacacacacaattattcTAAAATTCTATAACTTCCACTTTGAACTTCCAACcctatttaataaaaaattggGATGTcgtgtaaaatgtaaattaaaaaagaatgtgatgattttcaAAACACTAAAACCCCTGGTTCAATAGAAAATACCACAAAGATAActgatatattttattgtttttggaaaatggATACACCCATTTTTAACTTGACGCCAAAGtagcatgttttaaaatagCGGTCAAAAGAACATCCCAGAGGATCAAGAACCTGTTCATAAACAGGTCGGATATGTTGAGACAGTGTTATCATctgagataaaaatgtattctgtaGAACAAAGTTGGTTGGTCTTCTCTGGCACAGAGACGTGATAAACACGTATGTATGTCTTTAAATCACTTATTGGACGTACACCATCTTATATAACATCTCTGCTGAACTGGACCAAACTCACTCTACTGATCGCCTTTTGCTTCAAGTCCCGCGGGTCTTTTATTAACTTGGAAAAATCTGCATTTAGTTTTTCTGctccaaaaatgtggaaaaattcACAACACACTCTAATGATGGAAACTCGTGTTTCTCTTGgacaaataaagacaatgaTCTCAAACCACTTTACCACACTGCGATTGTTTCTACTGAGAATCATTCGACccgtctttgttgttttatttgtgctcttttttttgtatcactACATCATtataaatgagggaaacctcaatgaTCTGATGATGAAATTAAATTTTCCCAATCACGCTAaccaaataattaaattaaattaaatgtgtctTTCTAGAAAATAAATTGTGCATAACAGCAAATATAAAATTGTCATCACCGTTGTGTTTACCACCCGGCATCTATTATTTAACACACTGTTTAGAATCTGTAGATATATGTGTGAGTAAAGATAGAAACATGTGTGTCTATTAAACATAATGTTACATGCCGTGTAGGACATTAAATAGCCTAAGTGCTATAATATTACATGTGATATATTTAAGGGTCTTATTTCGAAACCAGGTTCATTATTTAATCACATAAAAAGCATATGCTccattaaataaaaagctatttTAACAAGATACATTTTTGTACTTCTTCATAATTGAATCCgtatttcatgtttgtttgtgtttttgtcaaaagCTGCTGCTGACTCACAGAGAGAATCCAAAACATATTTGTAATAATACAGTTACAGACCTTTCTTAAGAAACGTGTTTATCACAcgaagaaagaaataatgacttcagatgtgacatttaaacttcTTTCAGGTACTATGAGTTCtctataaaacattaaataacacAACAGCATATAAGCCCTAAAGCAgcagactttaatttaaaaacaatggaTTAATAGATGTTTTGTTCTTACCTGTTACAAACAGTTTAGTTCCAGAGCCAAAGATGCGCACCCCACAGtgaaacagactgatacaaaAACCCCGTCTGCTGCTGAATACAAGTTCCTGTATCAAGTTATGAGCCAGGATCATATTTCAGCTCCCTCGTGTGTTtcacatcaacatgttttttttaaattctccaGCAGTGTAATGTCTGTCACTCTTCTACTTTAGTGTGTAGACAGTTCTATGGActaatggtgcattcatgtgatgTTGGACACATCGGGAAAACAAGTTTCTGAGTTGGAAAAGGAACATGAACGCTTTCTTAAGTCGGGGAAACAACTCTAAAACTCGTAAAAGAATTATGAGCCTGACatgacgtcagaatcgtcatcacatggggggTGAAAGatgtttagttaatgttaagatactttaTATTAATTCACTGATTGTTCATCAATGTTGTAATCGTATATAACTAGTAACGAAGAAATTCCTCACATCGTCTCCGTAGCATCCacaaagtttgttgttgttacaacattcaaaTCTGAAagcatgtgaacacactgaagtcagaagaaCGATTTCCCAGCTTGGAAGCTTGGACCATCCGaggagcagcacctgaatgcaacATTTCCTTTGAGCTCGGAAGTCAGAAATTCTCTGTTGTTGGCCCAATATGTCATCTTGGAGCACCCCCTTGAATTTGGAAATCTGACTTAGTAACTCCTTCTGTACTGTATTTGTCTCTGTttctcatgtctgtgctttttttggggggttgtcttatatttatttttcgctgctgccattttggccaggccttgctcaaaaaagaggtcatttgatcTCAAGCAATTTTGCCTggataaaggttaaataaaataactctGACAACCTTTAGT from the Labrus bergylta chromosome 4, fLabBer1.1, whole genome shotgun sequence genome contains:
- the LOC136176974 gene encoding immunoglobulin lambda-1 light chain-like isoform X2 translates to MILAHNLIQELVFSSRRGFCISLFHCGVRIFGSGTKLFVTDKQVVEPVVSVYPAASRAQLEEKSSLLCVASAMFPPLVQISWKKQKGSGPLQDAHPAKAKRQELRESGCSASILTIPLREYNTYRYLCSVQHQGGTVNAQTEIEVPVPTTSSPPEREPTDMSFQSQCKVKLLTLLYTVLILKSLVYCCGLSLLRIFRNNKPSIH
- the LOC136176974 gene encoding M1-specific T cell receptor beta chain-like isoform X1, with product MILAHNLIQELVFSSRRGFCISLFHCGVRIFGSGTKLFVTDKQVVEPVVSVYPAASRAQLEEKSSLLCVASAMFPPLVQISWKKQKGSGPLQDAHPAKAKRQELRESGCSASILTIPLREYNTYRYLCSVQHQGGTVNAQTEIEVPVPTTSSPPEREPTDNPASSSAAQAPTAKPASKDAGEGVSFQSQCKVKLLTLLYTVLILKSLVYCCGLSLLRIFRNNKPSIH